In Carassius carassius chromosome 2, fCarCar2.1, whole genome shotgun sequence, the DNA window ATACGATTATTATTCCTAGTTCTGATCATAaggattttctctttttttttctggacactTGTTTGCAGAAACTGCCACattattaattgaagtttttgtgttttttaaactgGGTTCTGGGGAAAATGAGACgggaaatatttttttgtatttttatatattatgtaagaTATATGTaaagtttattatatataataaaattgttaggtgtaattttactgcaaatatatttattgtgaaaAGCAATATACATTcatattagaatttatttaaGTTTATACTGTGCAACATTATTCTAATGTTAGGCAGAAAAAAAGATAAACTTAATACAAAGAATTTGAATATTTGCTTTGCCTTATGTGCAATTTAAATATAAAGgccagttatttatttttgtcaacaTGTTCTCTTTATAATGTCATGCTTTTTCTCATTTGCTATAAATGGCTTTATACATATATCTGTGACCTAGAGTATATGCTGGTAAATTTTGGCAAAACAGGACCAGGTTAAATATACCCTGTAAAACGACATACTTCTGAAGCCAAAGCTCAGCAGCTCTATAAAACTTACTGAGATGTCAAGCTGTGATGACTGAGCATTTCCCATTCTTGGTTTTGACAAGCTTGTGGCTACTGGTTTGTAGAAACCTAAATTCACTGTGAAGGAACTAAGAAGTATGTAAAACTACTAAGATTAGCCATTGAAAAGTCATTTTAGAAAACTAGATACAGAGATAAAGAATAGCACCAGCATAGCTCACATAGTGCTTTATTTTACTGTCATGTGGATAGATCAGAGTTTATAGAAGCATGAATGTGTGTGGTTTTCAGGTGACAGTATATGGGGATGGTACAAAGGTTCCTCTGACTCTGAGAGACTGGGCACTGGTGGACTATGACTATGTGAAGAAGGCGGGCGAGAACTACAGCACCCCTCACTGCATCGCAGAGACCATCCAACCTCTCACCCAGAAAATCAAAGAGTGAGTGGCTCATTCTCAAGCTGTTGTTGTACGTACAGCGAGTAGAGAAGAGTATCACCCTCCTTtacaataatcacattttgttgcttcgcaccctgaaatgaagatggataCGATTTTTGTttaatccagctgtatttactcagtgcaaatGTTTTGCTGATCCTAATGTTTCATGAAAATgctacagtgttattttatttctgttgttCATCAAAAGCAAGCTATAGTGTTAAGTCGGTATTTGTGTTGTCTGTCTAACTTTATTAATTAGGGTTTCTTCTTCTCTGCAGACTCAGAGAACATGGAGCCACAGCCCTGGGACCTGCTGCCCTCGTCTCTGTTGCCATGGCATCTCAGTTCACAGGGTCAAAAGTATGTATATCTGTAATTACATGTTCTGAAAACTATAcctattttattatgataaatttgtgctgtaatgataaaaccacTATTCAAGGAGTTAAGGCGTAGTCTAGAAGAGGACTTCATTATTTAGCTACTGATGCTCtgcatttactgtacattattatatgtatgtgtctgtgtgattttttttttccttttttttccaggTTATAATTTGCACAGATGGTCAGGCCAACATAGGCCTAGGCCATTTAGATCAGGAGTTTTCTCATTGCCCCACCCCCTCACCTTATTTCTACAATCGGTTAGCCCATTATGCTGCTGAAAAGGGGTGAGTGACTGCAAAGTACAAATCTCTTTCTGAATATTATATTAGTTGTAACCAGTGTTGGGTGTAATGCATTACTAGGTAAtgaattactgtaatttaattaggAGAGACCTgggcaattgtaaaaaaaaaaataataataataataataattttctttaataaCTCACAGACTTTTTGAAATACACTAGTCGTCTTTTGATACAAGAAACAAATATAGGTGCACTAATTAATaatacagtttatatatttttactaataAGGACAAgactataatattaaattaaatgcaagaaGTCAGAGTGTTACAGTTCCCCCTTTTTATTAATCTAAAATTAAAGCCTACCTCAATGTATTTGCTTTACTGCTATAACATCTAATAATGTTacttcagatatatatatatatttaatttaaattattttagatgCTTTCCAAAAGCAAGTAGTTTTGTATGTAGTTTTACATTTCAATATGTAAACAGAAAAGTATTTCAATACTGACAAATAAGGTGCTGGGCTATGTGGTTTGTAACTTTCATACCTCAAAATCAGTATTCAGTTAAAAATTTCTGCTGAGGTCAAATGATTATGCTCCTTTTTCGCAGGCAGAGAGAGAACGCCACTGAGCATGTGCAGATTAGGTGGCATTACACTAGCTTGTTTCTGACTGTGTTACATTTGCCCCCTTTTACAATTGCCCCCGGTCTCCACTACTTTTCCTTCaaaaaatgtagatttttatGCAATTTAATTAGTTATTTCTGATGTCTTTGATTAAATACTGtagattaattttattaaaatgtatgttttaatataaCCTACACACTTTAAATACTTTGGTCAGTTCAAGAATAATTTATGCGGTTTTATATTatgtgaaagaatgaaaagagcaGTTTCATGTCTATCCTTGGTTGAGGTTGATATTGAATTTAGAAAGTAATGCAGTATTTTTAGAGAGAGTAATTAGCACAGTATTCTTATTACACTGTTGAAGATGTAATTACCTGCTAgtgattaattacttttttagtgTAGCTTACCCAACACTGGTTTTAatgaaaaattatgaatttaGACCAGTGACCCTAATGAAATCATGTCATGTCAAGTGTTGTTATGATCAGTAAGTCATAGATTTCTGTTGTGGTGGTTGTTTATAGTGTGATAGTGTCTGTGATGACCTTTGAAGGAGAGGACTGTCGTTTGGCAGAGGTTGGGAGATTGGCTGATCACACAGGAGGCCGAGTGAGTTATTGCGACTGTTCATCTGCAGTCTGATTTTTTCATTGGTTAGCATTCTGGGTAATTTTGCTAATATCCGATGAGATGGTAAAGACTGACTGTTCAAGAAACCTATGATTACAGCAACAATCTATTTCTCCTGAGGGTGTTGTCTTTCACTAATTTGGTTACATCTCACACACTTAGCTCATTGTAAACTATGTGAGAAATTCTCGCATTTTCTGTATGAACCCTTCGCTCGACATTTTCCACTAACAGCAGCTGTCTGTCACTACATTTGTTACATTGTAGACTTCTAACACATCCTGAACCTTGTCTGTAAAAACCCCTCGGTAGAAGCTCAATCTGTTTTTAATGGGTTTGAGACATGTAGCTTGAAGCCTGTTTTAGAGAAACCAATAGTTATTACCAAATGACACCCACACATGCAAGGAAGAAAGAGTTTGTGTTCAGTATTTCCCCTTCTGCTGAATGTCAAAAGAtttttgctttgaaacaatgaTAATAGGAAACTGGTGCAAGATATCAATAACTTTAGTATCATGCATAGTGTGTACCACAAGATTATCAGTTTGTACTTAGCTTGAATAATAAGcactaatgttcaaaaatatggggtcagtaaggttttttctttatttttttttctttaattttaaattaatattttattaagcaatgatgcattaaattaatcaaagagagtaaagacatttgcaATCTTGCAAAGTATTTTACCCAAATTCTGTTTGTTtgcatttctattcatcaaaaaaataaataagtaaataaataaatatataagcagTTGATGAtaacacaaaatatttcttgagcagcagatcagcatataatcatacaatgatttctgaagtgttatgtgactctgaagactggggTGCTGATgctgaaaaataatacaaatagaaaagcgatgttttaagttttaataatattttacaatattactttatttttgaacataagagacttcattcaaaaacacaaaaatattttaaaaagttaatgttTCTCTTTGAAAGGAGAGCTGCAATATTATAAACAAGCCATGATCTTAAAtgttaaaaaactaaattatttattttttcatccacTTTCCAGATAAATATTGTTAATGTTGGTACAGTTGCCACAGAGATCCAGAGCGCTATAGCTGACAATGTCCTAGCAACTAGTGTCATGGCAACACTGCTGACACCAGATGGCATGTAAGTATCCATTAAtgacattcacagacacaaacacatgtaaatacatgcaaccacacacacacacacacatatatgcactaTGCACTATAAATGCATTTCATAAAGTCTCTATGTTTATGTCTTCTCTGATTGTCCCAGGTACTTCCCCTATGAGGAGGATAATCATCAGTTAGTACGAGAGATTGGCAATGTAACAGATGGTGTTGAGATCACCTTCCAGTTTGCAGTCAGACCAGAAAAAGTTGAAAGTaagcacaaaataaacagtgCAATCAAAAGAAAATGAAGCATTAGAGAAAAGATGGCACTATTTTTTtcttactctccctcatgttgttccaaatctgtttactgttttttttgtaGGGAACACAAAATGTAGAGCTTTTTATGTATCTTTAAATGTGTTTTCAGGTTTCCAACAACGGGACCGGGTCCCTTTTCAATTGCAGCTGAGTTTCAAGACTCGAGATTTGCAGAAAGTGACGAGAGTCATCACTCAACAGAAACGAGTCACCACTAGCAGGCAAACCACTCGAAATATTACACAATAACAGCAAACATACAGCTCTTGACACATATCACTTTATAGTCTTGCCATAAACTACATGGTGATTTATAGTCAGCTGTTTCACATCCAAAATATCTGCAGAAATTTTAATTGTAGACATAGAAGGaaaatgatatatatacatacatatatatatatatatatatatatatatatatatatatatatatatatatatatatatatatatatatatatatatatatatatatatatatatataaatatagatggaGAAAGGAAagttgttttatatacatatatatatatatatgtatataaaacaactttttttctcCATCTCTGTGTCTCGTTCTGTGTGTGTAGCTGGGTGTGGGCAGGCAGTTTAAATATATCTGTGTTGGGCGTTCACTGTGCCCAGCTGTGTGCCCGGCTGACTATGGAGGGCCGAGTACAGGAAGCACAGAGACAACTCAGAGCTCAACAGGACCTTCTCAAAGACATCAGGTACAGCAAACGTCCCCAGACGGCTCTCTGCTACAtcatatgtgtatgtataaaaCACGTCTCCTTCAATGTTTATCTTACAGTCAACAGAAGCCGAGTCCTAAAGAAGAGAGTATCTATGGGAACTGGATTAGTACCATGAGTATGATCTGTGAAGACCTCTCCACTGTCAACCAGGTCTGAATACACCCTCAACCATCCAAATAATAgcatatgtatattatttttttattttatttttgaatgtaatgaattttcagcagtcattacttcagtcttcagtgtcagaaacatttcttattattagcagTGCTATAAATaactgtgctgcttaatgtttttgtggactgtaataaattttttcaggattctttgataaatacaaTGTACAAAGTAAAAGTAGACAGAGTTTACATGTAcagtttaatcagtttaatgcatccttgccaaataaaagtataaaaaaatagaattatatcTGAActatcatgcgacactgaagactgtatttATGGccgctgaaagttcagctttgccattagagaaataaattacattttaataaaaggcagttattttaaattacaacagcatttcacaacatttctgctttttcggaattttaattaaataaatgcagtctttgtgagCGTAAGAGATTACTATTCCAAAAATTCCAAACGGTATATAATCATTAATATTTCATATCATTAAtatttaaaccattaaaacattatagaatatttaactaatcagtatgtcaTGCTATTCAAATATGaatacatatgaaaaaaaaaatttatgaataaggtttttcaaaataacaaattaaactatataaaaaatagaCACTTTAacagagcatttatcaagcattGTCATTGTTTACCTAATTCAGCATACCACAGTCAAGATTGACACACTCTCACATGCTTGTAGATATGTGTCAGTGGTTGTCTTTAACATTCAACATGTTTTGAAATCTGCTCAGCTCCAAAAGTGCCCCAAGTCATATTAGCATTCTAGATGAATCATTGTGACTAAATATGTCCTTGTGCTAAAAGCATGACACACTTTTACTCTAAACAGAACACAACGGAAACTGACGCCAAACAAGCATCCCGAACATGTTCCACTGCGGTGAGTTAAAGATCTCCCACACTTTATACAGGGAAAATCTGGCATTCAAAATGTAATTGAAACCCAGATGTACTTTtttaggattttgaaaaaaagttATACATAAAATGAACAGATCATGCTTAGATATCATGGATcatcacattattttttttctcctccagaGTCTCTCAGATGCAGCGGCCAATGTGGTCTACCAAATGAAGAGAGCCAAGAGCATGAGCGGAAAGGGACAGAGAGTTGCCATGATGGAGAACTGAGCTCAGATGCCATCAAGAGTTGTGAGCAGTCATTTTAAGTGTCATGTAGGCTGCTTTATCAATCTCAAACTATGGACAATGAATACTGCTTGGAATTTATGCAATATACAATATATGCAAACTATGAGTTGATAACCTAATATCCAGCTGGTGAGCTGCTTTCAGAAAGCctacacacacaaggaatttgtcttgGTAAGAGAAGCTTCCAGAGCACAGACAAAAAAagtgagtaaaaataaataagtaaaaaacaaCACACAATAGGCAAAGAGACAGTAAACAGCATATTGTATGTACAGATGTGCTATATACAAATTATGCAAGGGAATGTGAACAGGTGTATGGAAAGAAGTCACAGTGGGGAGAGCATTTAACTGCATGAGATATATGGCCTGAGGAAAGAAACTTTTCCTATGTCTGTCTGTTTTGGTGCTCAGTGCGCTGTAAACAGTTCAAAGATGAAGTGGACTGGGTGTGAGGGGTCCAGTGTGATTTTGCCAACCCTTTTACTCACTTTCACTTTCCATGGCATCACTGCTGTATTGATCTTTGGCTGGTTTGTGCATTTAAGACATTTTTGAATAAGTAACATATTTGACATACATTTGCAATTGTCAGATTACCAGCTTGGATACTATtgactgtattaataaatataaagcaatcaaataaaacatgttttatagaAATCAGAGACTGATTCTTCTTACTCTGTCTACTTACATCACCTTAAAACCGTCAGtcttcaaattattttataatgtatgcGGATTTAAGCGATAAACACTGGTGAAAGTATGTCAACAAGAAATGGTGAGAACTGGTTAGAACCAACTTCAGTGAGGTATGTGACAAAAATGCCCTGATCAATTGCACTCTTTGTGTTCTgcctgatctctctctctttcccctaATGTTAATGGCAGATGTAGAGTAGCATTTGAATTTTGAAATGGCATTCATGAAATGAGGCAactctatctgtctctctacaGATGGCTTGTGTCACCATCCAGTTCTCCCTTACGGAAACATCTGTTTTTCTGCCAATTTAACACTATGTCAGGTTTTATTTTACACATGTGACCTCTGAATCACCCCACAA includes these proteins:
- the LOC132102829 gene encoding circularly permutated Ras protein 1-like, which encodes MEFACSHVVCNWRSESLSEDEAKVSNQGCSSTLPCGLSRAQSDHPYDNRVTFVQKPAPSMAPPPVPPRSIERRGTLFRALPPPPLPPRVLNNIGETHLKANVNVVSLKVGSLVDISKASAIQCSQKPVHCGKCSAVMSSASSPETHHKTIIWRCEFCGKENVYPQTTLKGGRFSLRSPSGRDILYMDDDEDTEYENLDDMLIVLCVDISGSMSVTSEISPGNAMRSPTYVSRLQGVQEALQMVLSTLQKTSSHRRVALVTFNNEVTVYGDGTKVPLTLRDWALVDYDYVKKAGENYSTPHCIAETIQPLTQKIKELREHGATALGPAALVSVAMASQFTGSKVIICTDGQANIGLGHLDQEFSHCPTPSPYFYNRLAHYAAEKGVIVSVMTFEGEDCRLAEVGRLADHTGGRINIVNVGTVATEIQSAIADNVLATSVMATLLTPDGMYFPYEEDNHQLVREIGNVTDGVEITFQFAVRPEKVESFQQRDRVPFQLQLSFKTRDLQKVTRVITQQKRVTTSRQTTRNITQ